The proteins below are encoded in one region of Synchiropus splendidus isolate RoL2022-P1 chromosome 13, RoL_Sspl_1.0, whole genome shotgun sequence:
- the LOC128769458 gene encoding ETS-related transcription factor Elf-1-like isoform X2, which yields MESFDNEEEIMETLVSADSLLNTDCPDPLSLDQHYSPAFFPSLGDVIATPVTQVTVSAGGIVETVDQTQWNSLHTKKPVTQLRSRKRGKKSRRAESPTPDIVVKKHKYNKGGHTLYLWQFLMELLQDRQVCPRYIKWTNPNAGIFKLVNSKAVARLWGKHKNKPDMNYETMGRALRYYYQRGILNKVEGQRLVYQFTSLPKDMIYITEGDGCKGEEDHDETSDNDEDLSGDSADSTVSSSDQSENEEEAIPTEKEESFSPDQDLSAHQSKAAVRRDSVLRTGSNSLIQEQHLPIVSAEMLRTLQNLRKVQSLQPTGQASVFKTAQLLGSLCEQQDSADGQVMPKAPDHKLHAGEKTTRLETSQLVPTTNTGQ from the exons A TGGAATCTTTTGATAATGAGGAGGAGATCATGGAGACGCTGGTTTCTGCTGACTCGCTTCTGAACACGGATTGTCCCGACCCTCTGTCACTGGATCAGCATTATT CTCCGGCCTTTTTTCCTTCCCTGGGTGATGTCATCGCCACTCCTGTTACTCAGGTGACCGTGTCAGCGGGGGGTATTGTGGAAACGGTCGACCAAACACAGTGGAACTCGTTGCACACCAAGAAGCCCGTGACACAACTGCGGTCTCGAAAAAGAG GAAAGAAATCTAGACGAGCAGAGTCTCCAACCCCAGACATTGTAGTTAAGAAGCATAAATACAACAAag GGGGACACACTCTGTACCTGTGGCAGTTCCTGATGGAGCTCCTGCAGGACCGACAAGTGTGCCCGCGGTATATCAAATGGACCAATCCGAACGCTGGCATTTTCAAGCTGGTCAACTCGAAAGCAGTGGCCAGGCTGTGGGGAAAACACAAGAATAAACCTGATATGAATTATGAGACCATGGGCAGAGCACTCAG GTACTACTACCAGAGAGGCATTCTGAATAAGGTGGAAGGTCAGCGCCTGGTCTATCAGTTCACCTCCCTCCCTAAAGACATGATCTACATAACAGAAGGAGACGGCTGCAAAGGAGAAGAAGATCATGACGAAACCAGCGACAACGATGAAGATCTGAGCGGGGACTCTGCTGATAGTACAGTGTCATCAAGTGATCAGTCTGAGAATGAAGAGGAGGCCATCCCCACCGAGAAGGAGGAATCCTTCAGCCCCGACCAAGACCTGTCTGCTCACCAGTCCAAGGCCGCAGTCCGACGTGACTCCGTCTTGCGGACAGGCAGCAACAGTTTGATTCAGGAGCAGCATTTACCCATTGTGTCTGCAGAGATGCTGAGGACGCTACAGAATCTGAGAAAGGTCCAGTCGCTGCAGCCCACAGGCCAGGCGTCTGTCTTCAAAACCGCCCAGCTGCTGGGGAGTCTTTGTGAACAGCAGGATTCTGCTGATGGTCAGGTCATGCCCAAAGCGCCTGACCACAAGTTGCACGCAGGAGAGAAGACCACACGATTGGAGACTTCCCAGCTGGTTCCCACTACTAACACTGGCCAGTAA
- the LOC128769458 gene encoding ETS-related transcription factor Elf-1-like isoform X1 has protein sequence MLQQSELIFDFASDHVNLSGLGSHSGYPAVIVEQVPHPHLQSYSGLACEDLQLVDDHLQLCKVESFDNEEEIMETLVSADSLLNTDCPDPLSLDQHYSPAFFPSLGDVIATPVTQVTVSAGGIVETVDQTQWNSLHTKKPVTQLRSRKRGKKSRRAESPTPDIVVKKHKYNKGGHTLYLWQFLMELLQDRQVCPRYIKWTNPNAGIFKLVNSKAVARLWGKHKNKPDMNYETMGRALRYYYQRGILNKVEGQRLVYQFTSLPKDMIYITEGDGCKGEEDHDETSDNDEDLSGDSADSTVSSSDQSENEEEAIPTEKEESFSPDQDLSAHQSKAAVRRDSVLRTGSNSLIQEQHLPIVSAEMLRTLQNLRKVQSLQPTGQASVFKTAQLLGSLCEQQDSADGQVMPKAPDHKLHAGEKTTRLETSQLVPTTNTGQ, from the exons ATGCTTCAGCAGTCTGAACTCATCTTTGACTTCGCCAGTGACCATGTGAACCTCTCCGGG CTCGGGAGTCATTCCGGTTACCCTGCCGTGATAGTGGAGCAGGTCCCTCATCCACACCTGCAGTCGTACTCAGGTCTCGCGTGTgaagacctgcagctggtaGACGACCACCTCCAGTTGTGCAAAG TGGAATCTTTTGATAATGAGGAGGAGATCATGGAGACGCTGGTTTCTGCTGACTCGCTTCTGAACACGGATTGTCCCGACCCTCTGTCACTGGATCAGCATTATT CTCCGGCCTTTTTTCCTTCCCTGGGTGATGTCATCGCCACTCCTGTTACTCAGGTGACCGTGTCAGCGGGGGGTATTGTGGAAACGGTCGACCAAACACAGTGGAACTCGTTGCACACCAAGAAGCCCGTGACACAACTGCGGTCTCGAAAAAGAG GAAAGAAATCTAGACGAGCAGAGTCTCCAACCCCAGACATTGTAGTTAAGAAGCATAAATACAACAAag GGGGACACACTCTGTACCTGTGGCAGTTCCTGATGGAGCTCCTGCAGGACCGACAAGTGTGCCCGCGGTATATCAAATGGACCAATCCGAACGCTGGCATTTTCAAGCTGGTCAACTCGAAAGCAGTGGCCAGGCTGTGGGGAAAACACAAGAATAAACCTGATATGAATTATGAGACCATGGGCAGAGCACTCAG GTACTACTACCAGAGAGGCATTCTGAATAAGGTGGAAGGTCAGCGCCTGGTCTATCAGTTCACCTCCCTCCCTAAAGACATGATCTACATAACAGAAGGAGACGGCTGCAAAGGAGAAGAAGATCATGACGAAACCAGCGACAACGATGAAGATCTGAGCGGGGACTCTGCTGATAGTACAGTGTCATCAAGTGATCAGTCTGAGAATGAAGAGGAGGCCATCCCCACCGAGAAGGAGGAATCCTTCAGCCCCGACCAAGACCTGTCTGCTCACCAGTCCAAGGCCGCAGTCCGACGTGACTCCGTCTTGCGGACAGGCAGCAACAGTTTGATTCAGGAGCAGCATTTACCCATTGTGTCTGCAGAGATGCTGAGGACGCTACAGAATCTGAGAAAGGTCCAGTCGCTGCAGCCCACAGGCCAGGCGTCTGTCTTCAAAACCGCCCAGCTGCTGGGGAGTCTTTGTGAACAGCAGGATTCTGCTGATGGTCAGGTCATGCCCAAAGCGCCTGACCACAAGTTGCACGCAGGAGAGAAGACCACACGATTGGAGACTTCCCAGCTGGTTCCCACTACTAACACTGGCCAGTAA